tttcttggATTGAATGAGTCTACTCTTCAAAAACATTTCTTAGGTCTTTTTCCTGGTTATATATAGATAGTGTATCGTCCATGTGGATAGTTGCCTTCGGCTGTTTGTTGACATAAACTGTGAAAACTAGACCAAAATGTTGTAATATTTTGTTCTTGCAAAGGCTTGTTAGTTCTTGCTTCTAGATGTTGGAATAGTGAATCTAAAAtagctatttccttttttttattaactacCATTAGTTCAAATATTGTATTTTGAATTCTGCAATTTTAatattgctgatttatttttttctaagttcGTATATAAGCATGTCCTGCAGACATGCTCATGCATCAACAGAAACTACTTTCATTGATAGTATTATTTTCTAAAACTGGATTAATGTTGTTGACTGTTTTGTCTCTTAGAGATCTCTTCCCATGTGGGGATTCCATGGTTTGCATCATTGATGATAGAGAAGATGTTTGGAAGTTTGCACCCAATTTGATAACTGTGAAGAAATATGTATACTTTCAAGGGATAGGAGATATTAATGCACCTCCTGGGTCAAGAGAAattcaaatgaagaagaaaggtaaTTATatcatttttaaattgcttttatagCTTTTTCCACTTTTTGAATGTGATTAATGTAAGTCATCTTGCTAGTATTGCTCTTGTGCTCGTCTGAGCAATCCTAGATTGTTGTGAGTCCCAGGGGGTGCTTCTGAAGCACAAATGTAAGTAGCTTGGTAAAACTGGTGTGTTCTTGTTGATAGCTTTCCTTTTGGTGGGCCACCACAGCAAAAGTGGAGCGCTGGTAATGGTATTTTGGCTGTTATGGCTGGAGAGCTGATGTGGCAATACACTAAATTGTTCAAGAACATACAGAGGAGGACagtttctcccttcctcttctctgtAAAACATCGTAGGAGTTTTACTCCCTTCTCTGTAGGCGATCAGGGAACcaacttcctcttctctctcctttttggtccctttccctgccccacttTGGAGCAATAGTTAATGAACTCTGATATCAACATGCTgctgaaaatgaatgttttgatCTCTGCTTACCTCCCTGCCTAAATCATGCTAATAGAATTAGCAGGGGATTTTCAGTGTCTACTGAATATGGTATTTGGGAATTTGACACAAGAACCTTATGTTCAGCAGGCTCAGCAGCATAATTCAAATGATGGATTTAGAAGGTATATGTCACTATGTTAGCATTTAATTTGGGGGCAAAGTGTATTTGGAAGACAATGGTTAAGAAAAAATTGCAGGGGGGGTTCCAGTTTATCCAAGGGTGGTTTTTTCATCATCACTCACTTTCCCTTGTTGAACTAAAGATGTCCAATATGGAAACAATAGTATGTGCTCAAACTGAATCGGGCCGCTATGACACAGGAACTCTGTGCTTGACTGATATTGTTACTTGCAGGGGGGGGACATACATGCGAAAGAGTCAAAGTAGGGTGACTTCATCCCATGTTCCTGATAAATGTCTGTGTACGAACTTCTTTGCCTCTCTATGCTTTTGTGGACATCTGAAGACATGCcctaaaactattttttctgccttttgagtCTATTACCCTTTACTTTGCATTCCAGCAGAGTCTCAAATGAACCTCAAACAGCATCTTTGTATtgctaaaatatgtatatattttcaaCTATTAAAATACAGTTAGTTTGGTtataagaaatagaaaatatatgaaaacaatGGAGGCTTATAAAGAAAGTTCTTGTTGTTGGAGTTCTGGTCTGGGACCTTCTGAAGTGAATCCTGCCCTATTTTTTTGATTCTCTGCAGTAGTTTCATTGCCCTGAGATGTAATCATAAAATGCATGCTACAAGATAACTATGTAAACATGAAAGGATTTAACAATATTACTTGTGAcctgtgtgatttattttttttaataaagaaaaagctaCTTACACAGCTTCTTTACAAAATTAAAGTTTGTTAGGTTTTCCAGTTCTTTCTAGTAATCGTTGACACCTAAAGTATCTTAAGTTCGAAAAGCCTAGTTGTCACTTCTAAGCATAGTGAAGTCTAACTGCATATGAAAACTGTgtgtttaaggaaaaataaaacttaattttcactaaacttgaaaaaaaaacacacaaaatctgagaaaatatgtacattttatttctttttcctgtgtcttAGTAAACCACTCTACAAAACCAGAGGCACTTGTTTCAGCAGTGACATCAGCAAAGGATGCTGAAGAAATAAAGAATGTTACATGTATAGAAGAACAAAGCAATGGTCTCAAGAAAGCTACAAAGGACACTTGCACTGCAAATGGAAGTACTTCTGTAAGCAGTGAAACATCCGACTGGGATATGAACTCACGTGAGAAAGTTAATGCCCAGGACTCCTTAAACGATAGCGCTGATCACAAAATGGACAGTGAGGTCACTTATGATTTGACAAACACAAAAGAATCTCAGACTTTTTCAGAACAAGTTGATAAAACGGAGATAGAGAAGCAGCAAACCCAAGACAAGGCAACAAATGACTTGGACTTTGAACTGTCTAGTGACAGTGAAAGTGAGGGtggattggataccagaaagtcATCCACTTCTGTATCAGATAGTGAGaatgaggaaaagagaagctGGAAGAAATCCACACAACCTCTGCAGGATGCGAATTTGCAGAAAGAGAGTTGCACTGATGTGAGTGAAAAAAAGGATGGTCTGGTGAACCATTCTGGGGACACGCAATCTCTACCTAGTGAAAATATTAATGACAAAGCTGATCTTGAAGCACAGGAAGAAAGTGAACAGGAAAGCCTTTGTGATTTAGGAAATGGGTGTGCAGACAAGAAAGAAGCTGAAACAGAGTCTCAGAATAGTGAACAGTCTGGAATTACAATGGGTGAGTCCTTAGACCAGAgtatggaggaagaagaggaggaggatgatacAGATGACGATGACCATTTAATATACCTCGAAGAGATCCTTGTGCGGGTTCACACTGATTATTACACCAAGTATGATAAATACCTGAAAAAAGAGATTGAGGAAATTCCAGACATTAGAAAAATAGTACCAGAACTGAAAAGTAAAGTGTTGGCAGATGTAACCATAATATTTAGTGGACTCTACCCAACAAACTTCCCCATTGAGAAAACACGGGAACACTATCATGCCACAGCACTTGGAGCTAAAATTGTGAAGAATCTAGTACTGAGTGCTGATGATCCTGACAAAGCAACGCATCTCATTGCGGCAAGGACAGGTAGGTAAAGGAGACTTGAGTTTTCCATCAGCTTTTTTCCTGTGACAGTTCATTCATGCCTTCAGCTGGTTTTTGTATAACCTACTGTCTTAACATAACTGGCATTATAATTGAACTTAAAGGGAAGATTCTTCCTAGCACAACTTGGAAGCcgttttttaaaggcttttttgctgcttttttggaTCAAGTGTGGCTTTTAAAACAGGAGGACGTGTTAAATAACCTCTGGTGTAATATGTCATGACTCACTTCTTGGTTAAGAGTTGGTGGTACTGAGTCTTTGACTATTAAGGTTGTTGAATAGAAACTTCAACGTTTGTGTCAGAGAAAAGTTTATAGTGGTCTTGCTATATTTAAAGTTACAGCAATGCTTGCTTGCTTGGTTTGTCATATTGCACCTCTCATGGTTCAGTTTCACTTTGTGTGGAATTCAAACGAATGATCTTAAGAGACTGGAATCTGATGATACCCTGTCACTGCTCTCTGTGTAACCTGTATATGTTTGTCATGGGAGATAGTTTAGCCTAACTTTTGATATGTATTTAGCTTCTAGTACAAAATTTTGTGTGCACTCTGACCCTTGGTTACCTCATTGTTGGCCTTTTGAAGTTGCAATCCAAATATCTGATAATGAAAACCATGAAATCCAAAAGTAAAACTGCATGGTTTAGACCATCTAAAGGTTCTAGGTAGCTTCAGGTCATCCTTAGATGTCGTAAACCAAGAAATACACACCTGCTGCctattggaatatttttttcttgactgcTGTTTATGTGAGCTTTCAGTCCATCAGAAGCATCTTTGTTTCAGCAGCTTGTATTATAAAAGAATGGAGTATATTTCCACTGGCTGTAATATagattactgtatttttctcaaaGTGTCTGTGACTTAAGAAATAGAACAAGATATTTCTTACACAGCTGACCAGGAATAACAGCCTCCTGTTGAGGAGACAGTGATGAACTATTGTCTAACCCTTTTTGGAAAGATTCTCATGGATTGCTTGAggattttgttgtgatttttttttttaactatattttcTCCCTGCCAGTTAGATGGGAGTAGTTATGCTGCGTCACCCTAATTTCATGAGGGAAACTGACATTTAATCAGTGATGTTAAGGATATAAATTGTGTCCTGTCACAGCTGGATTTGTGATAATTTGGCTGTCAGCGTGATTTTCATACTGATTCTTGTGTGGTTAGAAAGCAAATTCTACAAATCTCTGTTACTGCTGGTAAGCCTTACAAACACTACATCTCTGGCTCCTGTTGCAAACATCTGAAGCACTGCTTGATGTGTAATTGCTGGTGAAAGGGAGAAACAAAGCATGTCTCTTCTTGACTTGAGTTCAGAAGTCAATAGCCTGAGGCCAGGCAATGTTGTTCcgcttctctttccttttcttttcttttttttttttcctgttttttaatgtGGCTGTGTAAAGGTGATTTTAAAGTGTACCTGTGAGTTCAGTATTTCGGGGTGACCGCACTAGCAGTGGCAGACTTAGGGCTCAGACAAGCAAGTTGACCTAAGTGTTTACTTTCCGTTAGCTGTGCTGTAGTAAATGGTGTATACTTAATCTGCAGCAGCGGTGGGGGTAAATACTGTTAGCTTTTGAGTTTTGAACCCAGAGGAAGAATTTGTTGGGGAAAAGACAAAGAGAAGTCAGTGTGAAACAGAGTACCCCCTAGGTCTTGGAGGGATGGATTTCCCCTTTGCAAAGTGACCACATCATAGCTTGGTGTATGGGATGAACAGCTAGTGAATACAGTTTTGGATTATATTTACAGCACTCTTGGCAGCCTACTgcagtaaataatttaaatttattttattctttgtgtaTACTTGTCTCTTTCCCTGCAGATAGGCAGCCTGTTTCTCTGCAGACACTCTGTGATTCAGATAATCTGGATTCTGAAGataaataaatcctttttcttggagaaaattaggatttttttcattatataggGAGGCAAATACAAGAATCTTTGTGTCATCTAATTAGCTTTCATAAATCTGAGTGACTGAGAAAAGGCTACCTTAGAGTCCTTTCCACTTGCCTATGGGCTGCATAAATCTTACTTCAGTTTTTGAAATATCTGTTGTTTGCTTTAAGCAACAGTAAACTGCACTGGATGATGAGTTGTTATAGCTGTGTACACACTTGGCGAAGCAGTTACACACTATTTTATAAATCTTGCTATGCTCCTTCCTGAACAAATGAAAGATAGTGTAGTTGATTTTTTGTATTGAGTTTTTGCTGATGGAGAAGATAAAGCTGCTCAGGTCACTTAAAAATTATTCTAGTGGGGTAGGAGTGGAAATATGTCAGTTTAGGCcctgaatgtttctttttttttttttatttttcaaaatatatttcattctGTGTCTTTTCCTATACTTCAAAAGCTATATGGGAATAATTTCCTTACTTTTAGTGATTAGCCTACATCGAGTTTTGCTTAATATCATTAAAAATATCAGATTGCTTAAAATACCAAGTGTTCTATGAACTGTGGCTCCTTTTTATTCATCCTCATCTACCTTCTTAAAAAATACTTGCTCCTggctcactctctctctctctctctctgaggtactgagagagaagagaaagctgccaGTTGATAGTCTTGTTAGCCTGTCCTGTGACTTGGTGGGAGGTCTTCACCAGCCATAGCTATGATGTgtccacagatattttttttccttttttttttttttttttaaatgaatagtgTTTTCAAAGGCCAcatctttacaaaaaaaatccagttgagCACTTCTCTAAACTTGGGCACTGACTAGGTAAGCCTGTTGCTTTTCCTGGCAAAGCACAGGGCAGTGATAAAGCTGAACTCTAGATGTGGCCTCCGAACAGTGCATCTGTCACTATTTCATGGTCACTGAATTCTTGTAGGGCCAAGCACTGAGGTCTGTACGACTTGTTTTAGGTTAATGTTGTTGAAGAGCTCCAGAATTTGATCATAAATCAAGATTTATATGTAAAAATGGTCTGAAGACAAACTTCTTAGCGATAAGATTTTCCAAGTGACGTCTGGCAACCTGGTTACAAGCTGCCATAAGGATCTGTTGACTTTAATGTGTTGGAATCAGGAGACTGTTTTGAGAGTGACTCTGGTGGTTGCTCACCTGCATCCTGTACTTGGGTTCACTCTGACACAGCCTCGAGCGTGGCCTCGAGCCTCTCCTCATGGGGGAGATGGAATCGGAGGGTGCACTCCACTCAAGACTCCAGGGCATTTGACCCACAGGACTGGAACAGAGCTAATCCAAAGGAAAAGTCCCTGAAATTCATATGGGGGTGAGCATCGCTCCTCCagcacccctttgccctgcagatCTCCCTGTCGGGCTGCACTAGTTGGTAATGTGAATGTGGCCAAATAGTACCGCAGTATAGTATTTCTTCTTAATCTTCATAAACATACAGCTTAGGTCTCATTTATCTATGTTGCTTAAGTGCCTAGTGGGCTTCATACTTTGGATAAGACAAAATAAACTGCTGTAGTGAAACTGTGTGTCCTGGAGAACAGCTGTAGAAGTTTATTCTTGCATTACTGATTTTGGTCACTTTTTTTAGTAATGAATTGTCAAGATTAACAGGAtgcttttttggttggttttttttttttccaacctttcTTTGCAAGTTCAAAAGTAGAATTAATGAGTCCCTTCCCCAGGTTTGCAAATAACCTTTTCCCAATATTATGTGCTTCAGGCTGTATCTGTCGGAGGGTAGACGTGATGAATTTGGACCCTGGCTGCTTCATGTGAAAAGGCTTGTGTGCCTTTTTGGAAAGATTTTAGACTAGAATTTGAAGTAGGGAAAGGTGATTAGAGGAGAATAATGCAAAAAAGCAGTccagaaaaacaggttttctctTAAGTGATTTTTAGCCCAGCTGGATGATTCAGAGGTTTTGAACTGCATCAGAAATACTGTTGCTTGGATGGATTAACgtcctttctgctgtttcttcttaATAAGCACACTTGCAAAAGGGGAAGTTAcgctggggaaagggagaggagaaggcaatATTAAGTATTGCTGTACTGTTTCTCCTACCCAGTTAAATGTGGTGTTCTACCAAATCTTGCTCTGAAAACATTATATATGTGAAATCTTGATTTGTGAAGAAGTCAGCTAGAACCTGAAGGCAGCCCCCTGAGGTGGCACAGTTGCATTACCTCATGCGATTTTCAGTATGCTGGAGCATGCAGCAGGCGACTGCGCTttagaaaggaggaggaagcagaaagccTTGGTGTTGCGGAGGTGAGAAAGGTAAAGGCTTTCCACCCTCAGGAGGTGGGTTTGGTTACACACTGGTctttatagaatggtttgagttggaagggaccataaagatcatcaagttccaagccccctgccatgggcagggacacctcccaccagaccaggttgctcaaagccctgtccagcctggccttgaacacctccagggatgggatatccacagcttctctgggcaaccagttccagtgtctcaccaccctcacaggaaagaatttctttctagtgtctaatctaaatctcccctctttcaatttaaaactgttacccctatcctatcactacactccctgataaagagtcagttcccatctctcctgtaggccccctttaggtaccggaaggtctccctggagccttctcttctccaggctgaacagccctgactctctcagtctgtcctcatagcagaggtgctccagccctctgattgtcttcATGGGAcccgttccaataggtccatatccttcctgtgttgaggactccaaagctggagacagtactccaggtggggtcaacTGGGTTTGGGTTATGTTGCCAACTTTAATTACATATTAATGGTTATACCTTTTGGAGATACTGTTCCAGAACCATAAGTTTCATGCACAATAGTGCCATTCTAGCTTTCACGTTTAAGGCTTCTGTTGTAATCCTGTTGGCTAGAAGAAGAGTTTACTGAGCTCCTCAGCATATCTCCGGTGTGAAATGATCAGATATGCGTGAATGCAGACTGTGTATGCGTGTGGAACGGGCAGCAAGATGAAGCACCTGACAAATCATCAATGCAGAAGCATCAGGTTTAAAAATAGTTGGAGGAAGCCATCTTCTCACATAACTTCACAGATTCAACATGAGGTGAAGATGCAGTTACATGGTTTTGTTCAGGTTCCCCCTGAGGTGGTccaaaaagagcagcaataacttTAGTTGGGGCAATGGATGTACTCAGATAAGCTTTTGTTCAGGGTATTATAAGCACAGTCTGTCTATCCAATAGCTCCAGCAACTCTAGTTAACTGTTCTGTATGCTTACTAGTATTCAATCAGCTCCAGTGTTATGTGCAGGACAGCATCACTGGTCACGTCTGATACTTGATTCAGTATCTAATACCAGGCACAAGTACCTGAACTTCCACTGAACATCTtgctcttgttgcttttttttcccctgaaactcTTATGCTTATGCTattctgtgctcgtgagaccccacctggaatactgtgtccagctttggagtcctcaacacaggaaggacatggacctgttggaatgggtccagcggagggccacgaagatgatcagagggctggagcacctcccgtatgaagacaggctgagagagctggggttgttcagcctggagaagagaaggctccggggagacctcatagcagccttccagtatctgaagggagcctacaggagagctggagagggactctttgtcgggaaatgtagtgacaggacaaggggtaatggttttaaattggaagaggggaggtttagactagatatcaggccaactctaaccattctatgattctatgaacccaATTTCAGCATCCTCTTTGTGGCAGCTGTCATTTTAGCTCTTTGTTCTATTATGTTGTCATTGCTTTTCTCCTTtatgccccccccaaaaaaccaaaccattttccAAGCCAagtctttcacttttttaatcCGTTTCTCCCCCAGATCTCTTGACCTGATTGTCCTTCAGaacctctgctttctttcctctGAGATGTACCCTGTGTGTAAATTAAATACAGCTTTATGCTTACTTGTGTCTGACTGCAGGTATTTCCACAATTCCCACTGAGgttatagaaataataataacaacacttCCTGTGGAAGTGCCCTCTGGCACCGTAAACTGGCTCATTTCCAATGACTGTTGTATGAAAGTGCTCTGGGTCACCGATTTACTTTTTGTCACTGATGATTAATTGGAAAATGGATTTCTTGTTTCAGGGGATGAATGATGTGAGAGCACTGACCTCCCTTCTTAAAGAGTTTTGCTTTTTAGTCGGTTAAAACCTCTTGAACAGCAAAGGTGTGCTGGGATTAACATGGTTGGAGTTCTAAAGTTGTTTTTACTGGGTGTTTGTtggactggttttatttttattttacggCACAATTTAAAATGTGGATTTCCAAATCCTTTGTGGTTTGGAAAGGGCTTTATCTTTAAATACTTGTGTTTGTGTTTATCTTGTATTcttaaatgaatgcttttttgTTGCAAAGATAGTAATATGGAGAAAAGCTTTACATTTACTGTATGGCTCTTAAATCCTGAACTGTGGAATTGCTTACATTTGCTGCTGAAGGTGAAAGGCATGTATTTGTGTACGGAACATCTTTTTCTTAATCTAAATCcaagaaataaagtatttgtaTGTAAAGGTAGAGGAAAAGGTAGCCCTACTCCTGTATTCTGTTGGGTTTGGGGGAATAAAAGCAGGGAAACAGAGGCTTTCAGTTTGGTAAAGGGCATTGATCTCGGGCCCTTACTGTTTATTTAGTCTTTTTGAATTTACGGAAGTCTAGAAAATAAACTGCTGAACTAGTTAGGTCAATCCTCAAGAGCATTTCAGCAGATCTGTCTGCCCCAGTAGATTCTAGTTCAGGTTGTACGTGGTCCTTTAGGTAGTTGCTCTTAACTGTTTGCTCTCATCTTCAAATGATGTGGAGAAGAAGGAGCACTTCAAGACTTTGATCTTAATTGAAACAAGTAAAGTGATGTTGTTAAATGACAGCCGTGCAGATAAAACTCCAGGGAACTATGTTGAAACCATTGAATTAATTTGCTGTTCTTGCTTCCTTGTCAGACTTGTTATgaaatttgataattttttttctggaggcttCATTCTTGAAGGCACATGTGTGAAAATAGACAAGGCTTATAAATTGtaactttaaataaatttttaaaaaattaaaaattttacttagatttttttttttttagttaataagGTAAATTAGACTGGAGTATTGTGGCTTTTATATAAGCATCTGCAGGAAGAAACCCCAGGGTCTTTGTGCAAAGCTGACGGGCCTCAGCAGGAGTGGGCAGTGTTTGAAGTGATGTGTTCTTCACCTTCAGTTATGAGAGCTCTGCTCTTAAGCTAGAGGAGAGGGTTGAGTTGTTAATTAAAATCTTGTCTTTAGTTCTTGATGGTctacttttatttcacttttctaaacacaccaaaaaaaaaaatgtagtgcaATATTGACTGTATTATTCTGTCTTGGTGCAAAGACGTTTACTGGGAAAATGACTGAGTTTGGTAAGCGTTTTAAACAATGTATAAATAAGATGAAATGTGATAAATTATAGGGCTAtaacaaaagggaaaagtgaTGGCTTTCAGCTATGAGACAGAATGTCAGATTGATGAGAGTTCCTTTATCACGTTCTAGCTCCACCAGTATTTGTGCACTGTAAAAATGCCACGTGTCAATGTCAAGCATAGAGATATCAGGTCAGAATCCGTGGGATTTTTCTCtattgcatatatatttaatGGCAGATTATATAATTTTGTGTTGTCTCCAAGTGTTCAGAGCCTCCATAGGTCACTTTGAAACAAATACCACAAttggtaaaattaatttttcccatcAAATAGAAGAAATACAATCTTGAAGCATTTGGACAGTCAGCTGTTTCTGGGAACAGATGACATTTCAAGGTTAATTTCAACCTTTGTTTAATTTGCTTCTTTTTGcttgctggttttggtggtgctTGGCAAAGATTTATTGCAACTTGACTGAGTTTCTGTCTTGCTCTGGCTTCTCTAGAGGGTGGGAATTGAGATCACTTGCACGCTGCATTGTTGATGGTTTCATGGGAACTTTGTGCTAGCCTGCCATGTTTAGCTTCACATTCGTTGTTCCCATTTGGCATGGAATAAtccttttgtcttgttttgcCTCTGCTCCTGGTAAATGGAGGTTGAGGGGGTGACTGGCTGTTAAAAAGGTAGATACTGCATGTGCAGGGACAAGTTAGTATGATAAGTTAGTGTTAGGCTTTAACGGCATTGAAGAGTCGCTGCTGCTTAGACTCGGACAAATAGAAATAAAGGAggtgaaatacaaaagtacattTCTATTGATTGTTTAGTTAATGTGGAGATGTCGAGGTTTTCTGTATGGATTAATTTTAGTGGGCTACTTCAACGGCACTAGTGCTTCAGGAAGTTACAAATACCTTCATGCAGCTTGAGACTGAGGTTATCGCATCTTATTTAGCCTCACTTTTATCAGTTGTGGTTGTTTTGTTGGATTGGGAaggggtgtttctttttttttttttcctgtaagattgatcacagaatcttcttcctAAACCACTGTGTacttaaaactgttttctgtgtttctgggaAAACTGTAATGTTATGTTTAACTTTGTAATAGGCACTGAAAAAGTACGGCAAGCTCAGGACTGCAAGGACCTTCATGTTGTAAATCCTGACTGGCTGTGGAGCTGCCTGGAGCGCTGGGACAAGGTTGAGGAACAGCTCTTTCCCTTGAAGGATGACTACATCAAAACACACAGGTACGTGGGAACTTGGGGGAGTAGGGGATGTGAAAATAGATCATTCACACAATGATGCTAATTCGTTAATGCAGTTATAAAATCGGTCTCCTGCAAATTTCAGAGTGCTGTGCA
The nucleotide sequence above comes from Numenius arquata chromosome 4, bNumArq3.hap1.1, whole genome shotgun sequence. Encoded proteins:
- the CTDP1 gene encoding RNA polymerase II subunit A C-terminal domain phosphatase isoform X2; this encodes MKGLCAECGQDLTQIRSKNGKQNVPLSTATVSMVHSVPELKVSSEQAEQLGREDQQRLHRNRKLVLMVDLDQTLIHTTEQHCQQMSNKGIFHFQLGRGEPMLHTRLRPHCKEFLEKIAKLYELHVFTFGSRLYAHTIAGFLDPEKKLFSHRILSRDECIDPFSKTGNLRDLFPCGDSMVCIIDDREDVWKFAPNLITVKKYVYFQGIGDINAPPGSREIQMKKKVNHSTKPEALVSAVTSAKDAEEIKNVTCIEEQSNGLKKATKDTCTANGSTSVSSETSDWDMNSREKVNAQDSLNDSADHKMDSEVTYDLTNTKESQTFSEQVDKTEIEKQQTQDKATNDLDFELSSDSESEGGLDTRKSSTSVSDSENEEKRSWKKSTQPLQDANLQKESCTDVSEKKDGLVNHSGDTQSLPSENINDKADLEAQEESEQESLCDLGNGCADKKEAETESQNSEQSGITMGESLDQSMEEEEEEDDTDDDDHLIYLEEILVRVHTDYYTKYDKYLKKEIEEIPDIRKIVPELKSKVLADVTIIFSGLYPTNFPIEKTREHYHATALGAKIVKNLVLSADDPDKATHLIAARTGTEKVRQAQDCKDLHVVNPDWLWSCLERWDKVEEQLFPLKDDYIKTHRENSPATFPDTHSTFQTALFHPTPIHPKSQPGPEVRLYDPNTGKLIRKGAQTSGQSMYIQSPAPPITLPVHGEHSSFRVVQPHQQQMFEEDLPASENDEQPGPSKRKRQPSMSETMPLYTLCKEDLESMDKEVDDILGEGSDESDSEKKKPEEEGEKPQISVTETLGMKTDQRPGSSSSSSSSSKGPLGHKRKLDEDDAASESSKESSNEDEEGSSSEADEMAAALEAELNDFM